The following proteins are encoded in a genomic region of Methylococcales bacterium:
- a CDS encoding universal stress protein: protein MSDYQHILVAVDFSEHGNHVALKAKALAHFYQAKLSLVHVVDTASLVSLNYELELPYTSLDDLLIDTSKKKLNELNHDLQLESEQKWVKMGSSHNEIIKAANENSVDLIVIGSHAHHGLRILLGSTANAILHRAKCDVLAVRLNHD, encoded by the coding sequence ATGAGCGATTATCAACATATTTTAGTAGCGGTTGATTTTTCTGAACATGGAAATCACGTAGCCTTAAAAGCAAAAGCGTTAGCCCATTTTTATCAAGCCAAACTTAGTTTAGTACATGTTGTTGATACCGCATCACTGGTCAGTTTAAATTATGAATTGGAATTACCGTATACCAGTTTAGATGATCTTCTTATTGACACCAGTAAAAAAAAATTAAACGAGCTCAATCATGATTTACAGCTTGAAAGCGAACAGAAATGGGTAAAAATGGGATCATCACACAATGAAATTATTAAGGCGGCTAATGAAAATTCAGTCGATTTAATTGTTATCGGCTCTCATGCGCATCATGGCTTACGGATATTATTAGGTTCAACCGCTAATGCCATTTTACATCGTGCCAAATGCGATGTCTTGGCGGTTCGTCTCAATCATGATTAG
- the cobU gene encoding bifunctional adenosylcobinamide kinase/adenosylcobinamide-phosphate guanylyltransferase, with translation MIRLILGGARSGKSHYAEQLAMKSTKNVIYIATGEARDSEMQQRIQQHQHRRPSHWQTLEEPIELASVLTAHGKNTNCLLVDCLTLWLSNSLFNHVGELQEIIFKQQKDALLNCLADLNADVILVSNEVGNGIVPIDKMSRRFVDEAGCLHQQLARCCDEVILVTAGLAQVLK, from the coding sequence ATGATTAGATTAATTCTAGGCGGTGCGCGTTCGGGGAAAAGTCATTATGCGGAACAATTAGCGATGAAATCGACTAAAAATGTGATTTATATCGCAACAGGTGAAGCACGTGATAGCGAAATGCAGCAACGGATTCAGCAACATCAACATCGAAGACCTTCGCATTGGCAAACCTTAGAAGAACCCATTGAACTGGCTTCGGTATTAACAGCCCATGGAAAAAATACCAATTGTTTATTAGTTGATTGCTTAACTTTGTGGTTAAGTAATAGTTTATTTAATCACGTAGGTGAATTACAAGAAATAATTTTCAAGCAACAAAAAGACGCGTTATTAAACTGTCTTGCTGATTTAAACGCCGATGTTATTTTGGTTTCCAATGAAGTGGGAAACGGAATTGTCCCCATTGATAAAATGTCACGGCGTTTTGTTGATGAAGCAGGGTGTTTACATCAGCAATTAGCACGCTGTTGTGATGAAGTTATTCTTGTAACCGCTGGCTTAGCACAGGTTTTGAAATAA